ACCAACGCGGTACAGATCCTGGGCGGTTACGGCTACTGCAAGGAGTACCCTGTGGAGCGGTACATGCGCGATGCCAAAATCACCCAGATCTACGAAGGCACCAACCAGATCCAGCGGCTGGTCATTGCCAAACACCTGTTGCGGGGTTAAATATGAATCTTCAAATTTAAGCCGGCCCAAAGAAATTTAGGGAGGGTTTTTCATGGCCAAAAATAAACGCAAGAGTATTAAAGAAGCGGTACAGCTGATTAACGACGGTGACATGATTACCTTTTCCGGTTTTACCATCTGGCGGCGCCCCATGGCCATTGTCTACGAGATGGTGCGCCAGCGCAAAAAAAACCTGCACCTGATCGAGGTCAATTCGGGCACCCATGGTGAAATCCTCATCGGGGCGGGTTGCGTCAAGGTTTTGGAAACCTGCTGGATTGGCCACGAGTTGTACGGGAAGGTCGGGGCCAACGCCGCCC
This Desulfofundulus luciae DNA region includes the following protein-coding sequences:
- a CDS encoding acyl-CoA dehydrogenase family protein; translated protein: TNAVQILGGYGYCKEYPVERYMRDAKITQIYEGTNQIQRLVIAKHLLRG